A stretch of the Acyrthosiphon pisum isolate AL4f chromosome A2, pea_aphid_22Mar2018_4r6ur, whole genome shotgun sequence genome encodes the following:
- the LOC100573588 gene encoding zinc finger protein 181, whose amino-acid sequence MESVACPLCCEDRFSNRALLKYHLLSLTTNIQCPFCGKQCDDINSLVVHLDKICNHKEEEVDKSMHENNEMIVVYPDDDEPEREPENEIGEFDNLVGEEDYQNDERQTDTDVETGVKKFIEEFTIDDPTKTLRPPETTETEILEEPNPYHCSECNIHFPSVQEHINNCHKGQDVVFQVIEDDLNNALKDSPGTTSEQIPQMGTWTKWGNGYFYTNHKDVAMKQLVDIKSEKTKTSKTIPDNLVETKDDNIKIKNNVHHNYTSKLSANVYSNHCITDSYGDRYFDIPVYLLHQVTDKVNDYFQVEARKLSFKKRIRIIRLKSDTDQFHIEQILFQNKPTNCKIIPILEIASECNEYSHLEKLENCLSLTWKCLACNVKSDHWSKLNKHNCIEDDAIAQKSKKNVDNKNPAIRNNSRTIPNVRSKHTCPHCGGEFDSEGYLRTHLMVHINDSNKCPFCDQPVAPEMMDTHLIAHQNPEFSNLKFLCNICNKCYDSEFRLRCHQRAHEMRRKPREILVCDVCDAQFNDKNSLKHHAITHIEPPERLRRLHECRFCGKTFVKPIEKVNHERVHTGEKPFACPVCGRCFRLKDLVQKHMRVHTKERPYKCRHEGCDKTFSASSSRVNHEQGHSGIKQFKCFYCPRYFKNWVSRSNHVQEHMVQHKCDICDRSFVSFCNYKKHLKMHADGRLKFSCILCRQAFGRQLFLDTHMSREHEIKSNKEDNITE is encoded by the exons ATGGAGAGCGTCGCGTGCCCGCTTTGCTGCGAGGATAGGTTTTCCAACCGGGCGTTATTGAAATATCATTTGTTAAGTTTGACCACAAATATTCAGTGTCCCTTTTGTGGAAAACAGTGTGATGACATCAACTCATTAGTCGTTCATTTGGATAAGATTTGCAACCATAAGGAAGAAGAAGTTGATAAATCCATGCACGAAAACAATGAAATGATCGTTGTATATCCAGATG ATGACGAACCGGAACGGGAACCAGAGAATGAAATTGGAGAATTCGATAATCTTGTGGGAGAAGAGGATTATCAGAATGATGAACGGCAAACTGATACTGATGTAGAAACTGGAGTTAAGAAATTTATTGAAGAATTTACTATTGATGATCCAACTAAAACATTGAGACCACCAGAAACAACAGAAACAGAAATTCTCGAAGAACCAAATCCTTATCACTGTTCtgaatgtaatatacattttccatCGGTTCAggaacatataaataattgtcacAAAGGTCAAGATGTCGTGTTCCAG gtaATTGAAGATGACCTCAATAATGCATTAAAAGACAGTCCTGGTACCACAAGCGAACAAATTCCTCAGATGGGAACTTGGACCAAATGGGGTAATGGCTACTTTTATACAAACCATAAAGATGTGGCAATGAAACAATTGGTTGATATTAAgtcagaaaaaacaaaaacttcaaaaactattCCAGATAATTTAGTTGAAACAaaagatgataatataaaaattaaaaacaacgtgCATCATAATTATACCAGCAAACTGTCTGCCAATGTTTATTCAAATCATTGCATCACCGATTCATATGGCGATCGGTATTTTGATATTCCTGTTTATTTACTTCATCAAGTTACTGATAAGGTTAATGATTATTTCCAAGTCGAAGCTCGTAAATTGAGTTTCAAGAAACGAATCCGTATTATACGATTAAAATCTGATACAGATCAATTTCATATTGagcaaatattatttcaaaataaaccaACTAATTGCAAAATTATTCCAATACTAGAAATAGCATCTGAATGTAATGAATACTCTCATTTAGAAAAATTAGAGAATTGTTTATCGTTAACTTGGAAGTGTTTAGCATGTAATGTAAAATCTGACCATTGGTCCAAGTTAAACAAACATAATTGCATAGAAGATGATGCAATTgcacaaaaatctaaaaaaaatgttgataacaaaAATCCAGCCATCCGAAACAATAGTCGTACAATTCCTAATGTTCGATCAAAGCATACTTGTCCACATTGTGGAGGAGAATTTGATTCAGAAGGTTATTTAAGAACACATCTTATGGTACACATAAATGATTCAAATAAATGTCCGTTTTGTGATCAACCAGTAGCACCTGAAATGATGGACACACATTTAATTGCTCATCAAAATCCAGAATTTTCTAACTTAAAGTTTCTATGCAA tatatgcAATAAATGTTACGATTCGGAATTTCGTCTCCGGTGTCATCAAAGAGCACACGAAATGCGACGCAAACCTCGTGAAATATTGGTCTGTGATGTTTGCGATGctcaatttaatgataaaaactcTTTGAAACATCATGCCATCACACATATTGAACCCCCTGAACGTTTACGTCGATTACATGAATGTCGTTTCTGTGGAAAAACTTTCGTTAAACCTATTGAGAAA gtAAACCATGAAAGAGTGCACACAGGTGAGAAACCTTTTGCCTGTCCAGTATGTGGTCGTTGTTTCAGACTCAAAGATCTTGTACAAAAACATATGCGTGTACACACCAAAGAACGCCCTTATAAATGTCGTCATGAAGGTTGTGATAAAACATTCAGTGCATCAAGCAGTAGAGTCAATCACGAACAAGGCCATTCTGGTATTAagcaatttaaatgtttttattgtcctagatattttaagaattgG GTGTCGAGAAGTAATCATGTCCAAGAGCATATGGTTCAGCACAAATGTGACATTTGTGATCGTTCATTTGTgtcattttgtaattataagaaacatttgaaaatgcaCGCAGATGGACGGCTCAAATTTAGTTGTATACTATGCCGTCAAGCATTTGGAAGACAACTGTTTTTAGATACCCATATGAGTAGAGAACAtgaaatcaaatcaaataaagAAGACAACATAActgaatag